GGCAAAAACCGGCACGCTTATTAACGAACGTATTTCCGAGCTTTTATCATCTTTAAACCTTATTTCCTTATGCATATCCGATATTATTATGCTTTTTTTGCTTGAAATCACCCATTCATCAAAATTTTTCAGATAAAGGCTTTCAGCGTCGCGTTCGGCTATCATTACGTCATTTTCTTTGTCCGCCGATATTTTAACGGATTTATTTTCTTTAATAAGGAACAGCGTTATTTTTTTATCACAGTGAAAAACAGATATGATGCTTTTAAGAAGGTATCTCATCTTATCGCTGAACATTTCATAACGCCCTATTCCGCAGCGTATTTCATCAAGTTTCTGGTATTTTTCCGCTTTGCCCCTGTTGCCTTTCAGCCCCGCTTCAAGGCTGATTTTGTGTTTTATAAGGGCGTCATGTTCGCCTTCAAGTTTTTTCAGTTCATCAGACATGGAACTTTTATGGTAATTGCTTGCTTCATCGTATTTTTTTACAATCATAAAGACCGCTACCGCAATTACGGCATCCACTATAAGGGGCCAGGTTTCGGCTTTCATGGAAGTTAAACGCAGAAATGCCAGCACATACGCCGCGGAAGAAATTAAAAGCACCGCCGCGCCG
This region of Candidatus Goldiibacteriota bacterium genomic DNA includes:
- a CDS encoding GAF domain-containing protein, whose amino-acid sequence is MKNVTGNIIKVFAFLLAIASIPAVMKLGPKWILPVLFILNFSIAAAYVLSGFIAGAAVLLISSAAYVLAFLRLTSMKAETWPLIVDAVIAVAVFMIVKKYDEASNYHKSSMSDELKKLEGEHDALIKHKISLEAGLKGNRGKAEKYQKLDEIRCGIGRYEMFSDKMRYLLKSIISVFHCDKKITLFLIKENKSVKISADKENDVMIAERDAESLYLKNFDEWVISSKKSIIISDMHKEIRFKDDKSSEIRSLISVPVFAGSEIVGLLKITSDSPAVFSQEDLRFLDMVGAVAGKVLEVEEYAK